One Sodalis praecaptivus DNA segment encodes these proteins:
- a CDS encoding YciI family protein → MFLITLRYNQPMSQVTALQEDHINWLKTYFAEGIFIAAGRKIPRTGGVILARSMARDELERILAEDPFTAVADYDITEFMPTLTDERVAALMTL, encoded by the coding sequence ATGTTTCTTATTACGTTGCGCTATAACCAGCCTATGTCCCAAGTGACGGCTTTGCAGGAAGATCACATAAACTGGCTGAAGACCTATTTTGCCGAGGGTATCTTCATCGCCGCCGGCCGTAAGATCCCCCGCACCGGCGGCGTCATTCTCGCTCGTAGCATGGCGCGGGATGAGTTGGAACGCATTTTGGCCGAGGATCCCTTTACCGCCGTGGCAGATTATGACATAACCGAATTCATGCCCACTCTGACAGACGAAAGAGTAGCCGCGCTGATGACGCTGTGA
- the nadS gene encoding NadS family protein, whose translation MEQKLFERLKESMTQMNEIIEGSREPSRETNVIAVKVKAIRTATGLSQSGFAKLISVNVDTLKNWEQGRREPTGPAKALLKAIERDPLHVIPALSAKS comes from the coding sequence ATGGAACAAAAACTGTTTGAGCGTCTGAAAGAAAGTATGACGCAAATGAATGAAATCATCGAAGGTTCCCGCGAACCCTCGCGAGAAACAAACGTTATTGCTGTTAAGGTTAAAGCTATCAGAACGGCTACAGGGTTGTCACAAAGCGGGTTCGCTAAGCTGATTTCGGTCAATGTTGATACGTTAAAGAATTGGGAACAGGGCAGACGTGAACCCACTGGCCCAGCTAAGGCTCTTTTGAAAGCCATTGAGCGCGACCCGTTACACGTGATCCCAGCGCTATCAGCTAAATCTTGA
- a CDS encoding helix-turn-helix domain-containing protein produces MSSIYTEDYLRVIRLLRQARIDSGISQQQLADVLKRPPSFIAKIEHGERRLDFVELIQLARLLNIDPISLIERVQQDLQPIIG; encoded by the coding sequence ATGAGCTCAATCTATACGGAGGATTATTTGCGGGTGATCCGCTTACTGCGTCAGGCCCGAATCGACAGCGGCATTAGCCAGCAGCAGCTCGCAGACGTGCTGAAGCGTCCGCCATCCTTTATCGCTAAGATCGAACACGGGGAAAGAAGACTAGATTTCGTTGAGCTCATACAGCTCGCCCGACTTTTAAATATCGACCCGATATCTCTGATTGAGCGTGTTCAACAGGACTTACAACCTATCATCGGCTAA
- a CDS encoding Rpn family recombination-promoting nuclease/putative transposase, which translates to MSKTPSHHDALFKKFLGNIEVARDFLAIHLPPYLRERCDFTTLAMESGSFIEDDLRAQCSDMLYSIQTPAGKGYIYTLVEHQSRPEKLMAFRLLRYAVAAMQRHLEQGNDTLPVVIPLLFYHGRTSPYPYTTRWLDCFADPELAESVYRQAFPLVDITAIPDRAIVTHQRVALLELVMKHIRTRDMLELAEEIARLLNQWTLPHEQFRSLMYYIVGRGETSDIKEFLHTIAAQTQDYREDVMTIAEQLRQEGRQEGRQEGRQETRIQIARQLLANDVDRAVVKLSTGLTDKELDNLRTAH; encoded by the coding sequence ATGTCAAAGACGCCTTCACACCACGACGCGCTGTTCAAAAAATTTCTCGGTAATATCGAGGTTGCCCGGGACTTTCTTGCCATTCATCTTCCGCCCTATCTTCGGGAACGTTGCGATTTTACTACCCTCGCAATGGAGTCCGGGTCGTTTATCGAAGATGACCTGCGTGCACAATGTTCCGATATGCTCTATTCCATTCAGACCCCTGCGGGAAAAGGGTATATCTACACGCTGGTTGAGCACCAGAGCCGCCCGGAAAAGCTGATGGCCTTTCGGCTGTTAAGGTACGCAGTCGCCGCGATGCAGCGGCATCTGGAGCAGGGTAACGATACCTTGCCGGTCGTCATCCCCTTGCTTTTTTACCATGGCCGAACCTCACCTTACCCCTATACGACCCGTTGGCTGGATTGCTTTGCCGATCCTGAACTGGCAGAATCAGTCTACAGGCAAGCCTTCCCGCTGGTGGATATCACCGCCATACCGGATAGAGCGATAGTGACCCACCAACGTGTCGCCTTGCTGGAGCTGGTCATGAAGCATATTCGCACCAGGGATATGCTAGAGTTGGCCGAAGAAATTGCCCGACTGCTGAATCAGTGGACGCTGCCGCATGAGCAGTTTCGTAGTCTGATGTACTATATTGTTGGTCGAGGCGAAACATCAGATATCAAAGAGTTTTTGCATACCATAGCAGCACAGACACAGGATTATCGGGAGGATGTTATGACGATAGCAGAACAGCTGCGGCAGGAAGGCCGGCAAGAGGGCCGGCAAGAGGGCCGGCAGGAAACCCGTATCCAGATCGCCCGCCAGCTTCTTGCTAATGACGTAGACCGCGCCGTTGTCAAGCTGTCTACCGGGTTGACCGATAAAGAGCTGGACAACCTGCGCACGGCGCACTGA
- a CDS encoding phosphohydrolase yields the protein MTLEDWERRFQEYLEQHFPQDDKAHDIAHFSRVWKTARKIMQFTDADERIVLAACYFHDVVNLPKNHPERHLASRQAALRTREILADYFPDFPTRLYGGVAHAIEAHSFSAGITPETLEAKIVQDADRLESLGAIGLARVFHVAGQLGRGLFHADDPLALHRPLDDVNYTFDHFQTKLLTLADSMQTELGKEMARYNIEYLVTFMSKLCAELKGEYYQLDKETLERLGMGYKAEGSAAAE from the coding sequence ATGACTTTAGAGGATTGGGAACGCCGTTTTCAGGAATATCTGGAGCAACATTTTCCGCAGGATGACAAAGCGCATGATATTGCCCATTTTAGTCGGGTGTGGAAAACCGCCCGTAAAATAATGCAGTTTACCGACGCGGATGAAAGGATCGTATTAGCCGCCTGCTATTTCCACGATGTGGTCAATCTCCCCAAAAATCACCCCGAACGTCATCTGGCATCACGACAGGCTGCCTTGCGCACACGAGAAATTCTCGCCGACTATTTTCCCGATTTCCCGACGCGGCTATATGGCGGCGTGGCGCATGCGATTGAGGCGCATAGCTTCAGCGCCGGCATCACGCCGGAAACGCTGGAAGCAAAAATCGTGCAGGACGCTGACCGGCTGGAGTCCTTGGGGGCCATCGGCTTAGCGCGGGTGTTCCATGTGGCCGGGCAATTGGGCCGGGGCCTATTTCACGCCGACGACCCGCTTGCTTTGCACCGGCCGCTGGATGATGTCAATTATACCTTTGATCATTTTCAAACCAAATTATTGACCTTGGCAGACAGTATGCAAACGGAACTGGGAAAGGAAATGGCACGCTATAATATTGAATATCTGGTAACGTTTATGAGTAAATTATGTGCGGAATTAAAAGGGGAATATTACCAATTGGATAAGGAAACACTGGAGAGATTGGGTATGGGTTATAAAGCGGAAGGGAGCGCGGCGGCAGAGTAA
- a CDS encoding SDR family oxidoreductase yields the protein MSEKYPQQAPPAQRQHTQPGEESAMDPQPVYDDPDYRAGGKLKDKIAVITGGDSGIGRAVAVAFAKEGADVAIVYLSEDNDAQQTRSAVEYYGARALLIRGDLAEVSFSAQVVNETLAHFGKLDILVNVAGEQHPQADFGAITPQQLERTFRTNIFSMFYLCQAALPYLASGATIINTASITAYQGRPDLIDYSSTKGAITSFTRALSNHLAPKGIRVNGVAPGPIWTPLVPSTFSPEQVASFGESKPLGRPGQPAELAPAYVYLACGDSSYVSGQMLHVNGGEVVNG from the coding sequence ATGAGCGAGAAATATCCACAGCAGGCTCCGCCCGCGCAGCGGCAGCATACACAACCGGGAGAAGAAAGCGCGATGGACCCGCAGCCGGTTTATGATGACCCCGACTATCGGGCGGGGGGCAAACTTAAGGATAAAATTGCCGTTATTACCGGCGGCGACAGCGGCATCGGCCGTGCTGTGGCGGTCGCCTTCGCAAAAGAGGGGGCGGACGTGGCGATCGTCTATCTGAGCGAGGACAACGATGCGCAGCAGACCCGCAGTGCCGTAGAGTATTATGGCGCGCGGGCGTTACTTATTCGTGGCGATTTGGCGGAGGTGAGTTTTAGCGCGCAGGTGGTCAATGAGACCTTGGCGCATTTCGGCAAACTGGACATTTTGGTCAACGTGGCCGGCGAGCAACATCCGCAGGCGGATTTCGGCGCCATCACGCCGCAGCAACTGGAGCGAACATTCCGCACCAATATTTTTTCGATGTTCTATCTTTGTCAGGCCGCGTTACCTTATTTGGCATCCGGCGCCACCATCATCAATACCGCTTCCATTACGGCCTACCAGGGGCGGCCTGATCTTATCGACTATTCGTCGACCAAGGGTGCGATTACCTCTTTCACCCGTGCTCTTTCCAATCACCTGGCTCCCAAAGGCATTCGGGTGAACGGGGTAGCGCCGGGACCGATCTGGACGCCGCTGGTGCCTTCGACCTTTAGCCCCGAACAAGTGGCCAGTTTTGGCGAAAGCAAGCCGCTGGGCCGACCTGGCCAGCCGGCCGAGTTGGCGCCGGCTTATGTCTATTTGGCCTGCGGGGACTCATCCTATGTCAGTGGCCAAATGTTGCATGTTAACGGCGGTGAAGTGGTTAACGGATAG
- a CDS encoding helix-turn-helix domain-containing protein — MAAVSRTAGLASSILNNALWRHWPREESIIAKALNLNPWDIWPSRYPESDGQITDKE, encoded by the coding sequence TTGGCAGCCGTTTCCAGGACTGCGGGCTTAGCCTCGTCGATCCTTAACAACGCGCTATGGCGCCATTGGCCAAGAGAAGAGAGCATCATTGCAAAGGCCCTGAATCTAAATCCCTGGGATATCTGGCCATCGCGATATCCTGAAAGCGACGGGCAAATAACGGACAAGGAGTGA
- a CDS encoding beta-glucosidase, with protein sequence MQDQIIHNLPAIHGPSLFQSFFQAGFDCSTEWRGDGRRLDIIHSSGHEMLAAKDYAQLADCRLTTVRDGLRWHLIETTPGQYDWSSFLPMLHSAQANGLQVIWDLCHFGWPDHLDIWQPAFVDGFARFAGAAAALVRAEGIVQPIYTPINAVSFWSWAGGDMASIAPMASGQGKALKQQLVRASLAAMAAIRAVDPTARFLQPEPVVHINAPAGKPELEQAAEALRLRQFEVWDMLCGREMQALGGGEEWLDIIGVGYRPGNQWFYHGETIALDDGHYRPFATLLQEVWQRYQRPLLIAETGADEEMRVPWARYIFEQAVQAMQAHVAVEGICHYPIADYRSWSEEKHRPFGLLGMQDVNGCRSIYEPLALELRGQQIRLAGLLKDAEPGHQAVSA encoded by the coding sequence ATGCAAGATCAAATTATCCATAACCTGCCCGCGATTCACGGCCCTTCACTCTTTCAAAGCTTTTTCCAGGCCGGCTTCGACTGTTCCACCGAATGGCGCGGCGACGGACGCCGGCTCGATATTATTCATTCCAGCGGCCATGAAATGCTGGCGGCGAAAGATTACGCCCAATTGGCCGACTGCCGGCTCACCACCGTGCGCGATGGATTGCGCTGGCACCTTATCGAAACCACGCCCGGCCAGTATGATTGGTCGAGCTTTTTGCCGATGCTACATAGCGCGCAGGCCAACGGACTCCAGGTGATTTGGGATTTGTGCCACTTCGGCTGGCCTGATCATCTGGATATTTGGCAGCCGGCGTTCGTGGACGGTTTTGCCCGCTTCGCCGGCGCCGCCGCGGCGCTGGTGCGCGCTGAAGGGATAGTGCAACCCATTTATACCCCTATCAATGCGGTTTCATTTTGGAGCTGGGCGGGTGGCGATATGGCGTCCATCGCGCCGATGGCCTCCGGGCAAGGCAAGGCGTTAAAACAGCAGCTGGTTCGCGCCAGCCTGGCCGCCATGGCGGCGATCCGCGCGGTAGATCCCACAGCGCGCTTCCTTCAGCCGGAACCGGTGGTGCATATCAATGCGCCGGCGGGCAAACCGGAGCTGGAACAGGCGGCGGAAGCTTTGCGCCTGCGTCAGTTCGAGGTGTGGGATATGCTCTGCGGCCGGGAAATGCAGGCGCTGGGCGGCGGTGAAGAGTGGCTGGATATCATCGGCGTTGGGTATCGACCTGGCAATCAATGGTTTTATCACGGAGAGACGATTGCGCTGGATGACGGCCATTACCGCCCCTTTGCGACCCTATTGCAGGAGGTGTGGCAACGCTATCAACGCCCGCTCCTCATCGCCGAAACGGGTGCGGATGAGGAGATGCGCGTCCCCTGGGCGCGCTATATCTTTGAACAGGCGGTGCAGGCAATGCAGGCTCACGTGGCGGTGGAAGGCATTTGCCATTATCCCATCGCCGACTACCGCAGCTGGAGCGAGGAAAAGCACCGGCCTTTCGGTCTGTTGGGTATGCAAGATGTCAACGGCTGCCGTTCAATTTATGAACCGTTGGCGCTGGAGTTGCGCGGTCAGCAGATACGCCTGGCGGGCCTGCTAAAGGACGCCGAACCGGGTCATCAGGCGGTTTCCGCCTGA
- a CDS encoding alpha/beta hydrolase, with product MNTSLIILLHGVGSSGDDLLPLADAWKHQLPGCDFASPDAPTHSDFGQGYQWFSVVGVTEQNRPRRIQAARASFDTTLARLMAVRGLEGQPEKVVLAGFSQGATMALDAVASGRWPVAGVVAFSGRLATPLPLTPAAAQTPVLLLHGGQDDVIPASESPLAARLLSAVGMKATAKIFPGLGHTLSPEGITLAGRFIAQAVSRER from the coding sequence ATGAACACTAGCCTGATTATTCTTTTGCACGGCGTAGGGAGCAGCGGCGATGATTTGCTCCCTCTGGCGGATGCCTGGAAGCACCAGTTACCCGGCTGTGACTTTGCTTCTCCCGATGCGCCGACGCATTCCGATTTTGGTCAAGGCTATCAGTGGTTCAGCGTAGTAGGCGTAACGGAACAAAACCGGCCGCGGCGCATTCAGGCGGCGCGGGCATCGTTTGATACCACGCTGGCGCGCTTAATGGCAGTCCGGGGACTGGAGGGACAGCCGGAGAAGGTGGTGCTGGCGGGGTTTTCCCAGGGCGCGACCATGGCTCTGGATGCGGTCGCTTCCGGCCGCTGGCCGGTGGCCGGAGTGGTCGCGTTTTCCGGCAGATTGGCGACACCGCTCCCCCTAACGCCGGCAGCGGCGCAGACGCCGGTGCTATTGCTGCACGGAGGGCAAGATGACGTTATTCCCGCGAGCGAAAGCCCGCTGGCCGCGCGATTGCTGAGCGCGGTGGGCATGAAGGCGACGGCGAAAATCTTTCCGGGCCTCGGCCATACGCTTTCACCGGAGGGCATTACGCTCGCCGGACGGTTCATTGCCCAGGCCGTAAGTCGCGAAAGGTAA
- a CDS encoding DUF2188 domain-containing protein codes for MDNYHVTKAEDKWVLTKEGNSRPSKTAATKDEIITLTHSYMTGKTASVKIHKQDGTIQEERTYPRTSDPRKSKG; via the coding sequence ATGGATAATTATCATGTCACTAAAGCTGAAGATAAATGGGTCTTAACCAAGGAAGGTAATAGCCGTCCCTCAAAAACGGCGGCGACCAAGGATGAAATTATTACCCTTACCCACAGTTATATGACCGGCAAAACGGCCTCGGTGAAAATTCATAAACAGGATGGCACGATTCAGGAAGAACGCACCTATCCGCGCACCAGCGATCCCCGTAAATCCAAGGGATAA
- a CDS encoding VirK/YbjX family protein codes for MSHTIVHEIDGYPQSGWSLFWALFSGECKPGEIWDNTPFRLKFLLRTLINPVVTLSFLQRVATDSLLRHVALAQNTLPAKIHRPYLFAALPVAARAQAILEHYTFIQTLPSLPLRQALSVPTATRLCTLEGKNGERFEIKLSMSRFEREGEATLTIHDAENRLASLTFSIMTFQKKQTLFIGGLQGASRSTSHNVIKEATKACHGLFPKRLLVEMLQLISGEIGAPQIIAVGDKSHVFQSARYRGSKQKVFLAHYDDFWASVEGVALTGGLYALPQRITRKSLDDLPSKKRAEYRRRFALLEDMQAQFAAFIHTTAA; via the coding sequence ATGTCCCATACGATCGTGCATGAAATTGATGGTTATCCGCAAAGCGGATGGAGCCTGTTTTGGGCCCTTTTTTCAGGTGAATGTAAACCGGGTGAAATTTGGGATAATACGCCGTTTCGCCTGAAATTCTTATTGCGTACGCTTATCAATCCGGTGGTAACGCTGAGTTTTCTACAGCGCGTCGCGACCGACTCGCTATTGCGTCACGTGGCGCTGGCGCAAAATACCTTGCCCGCGAAAATCCATCGTCCCTATCTTTTTGCCGCCTTACCGGTAGCGGCGCGCGCTCAGGCTATCCTTGAACACTATACTTTCATCCAAACGCTGCCATCTTTGCCGCTGCGGCAAGCGCTGTCGGTGCCCACGGCCACCCGGCTGTGCACGCTGGAGGGCAAGAACGGTGAACGTTTCGAGATCAAACTGAGTATGAGCCGTTTTGAGCGCGAAGGTGAGGCGACATTGACCATCCACGACGCTGAAAATCGCCTGGCGTCGCTTACCTTTTCGATAATGACGTTCCAGAAAAAGCAGACCCTATTTATCGGTGGACTACAGGGCGCCAGCCGCAGCACCTCCCATAACGTTATCAAAGAGGCGACCAAAGCCTGCCATGGTTTATTTCCCAAGCGGCTGCTGGTCGAGATGCTACAGCTTATCAGTGGTGAGATAGGGGCGCCGCAAATTATCGCGGTCGGCGATAAAAGCCATGTTTTCCAGAGCGCGCGTTATCGCGGTAGTAAGCAAAAAGTGTTTCTTGCCCATTACGATGATTTTTGGGCCTCGGTGGAAGGCGTTGCGCTTACGGGAGGGCTTTACGCATTGCCGCAGCGAATCACCCGTAAATCCCTCGACGATCTTCCAAGCAAGAAACGCGCCGAGTATCGCAGGCGATTTGCCCTGTTGGAGGACATGCAAGCGCAATTCGCTGCGTTTATTCATACCACGGCGGCATAA
- a CDS encoding DUF2158 domain-containing protein yields MMAFETGDIVQPKKGGPAMSVVKIEDGFVYCGMMDSGEENSKAFRAEELTLYKEEGDFGVC; encoded by the coding sequence ATGATGGCATTTGAAACCGGCGATATCGTACAGCCGAAAAAAGGCGGACCCGCGATGAGCGTGGTGAAAATCGAGGATGGCTTCGTTTATTGCGGCATGATGGATTCCGGCGAGGAGAACAGTAAGGCGTTCAGAGCGGAAGAATTGACCCTGTATAAAGAAGAGGGGGATTTCGGCGTTTGCTGA
- a CDS encoding helix-turn-helix transcriptional regulator produces MGSLNDPVSGSLTLHTLNHIPLIAIMEHAAIPWGIKNKESKFVYLNKASIEFLNIPTGFDFEGRRDDEFPCAWSELAPDFQKQDRAAEESSLGADVVTTSYYGRQAVMEPYYCPKFAINDNQGEILGTAYYIQKFKLLSVSEFFDSLKPSVITLTPPDATFTESELDIIFYARQGLSEKEIAERLFLSTKALEARLAGIYSKISVQSLSQLNEYCRATALKNYMPKKIFKEGVEFFW; encoded by the coding sequence ATGGGTAGTCTCAATGATCCAGTCTCCGGCAGTTTAACCCTACATACCTTGAACCACATTCCCCTTATCGCCATAATGGAGCATGCGGCGATTCCTTGGGGAATAAAAAACAAAGAGTCCAAATTCGTCTATTTGAACAAGGCCAGTATTGAATTTCTTAATATCCCGACCGGCTTTGATTTCGAGGGGCGCCGGGACGACGAATTCCCCTGCGCCTGGTCCGAGCTCGCACCGGATTTTCAGAAACAAGACCGGGCAGCGGAAGAGAGCAGTCTTGGGGCCGACGTTGTTACGACATCCTATTATGGTCGTCAAGCCGTTATGGAGCCCTATTATTGTCCCAAATTTGCCATTAATGATAACCAGGGTGAAATATTAGGCACGGCTTATTACATACAAAAATTTAAATTACTCTCGGTATCGGAATTTTTCGACAGTCTCAAACCTTCGGTTATTACGCTTACGCCCCCAGACGCCACCTTTACCGAGAGCGAATTAGATATTATTTTTTATGCCAGACAAGGTTTGAGCGAAAAAGAGATTGCGGAAAGGCTGTTTCTGTCGACAAAGGCGCTGGAAGCTCGGCTGGCCGGTATCTACAGTAAAATCAGCGTGCAATCACTGTCGCAACTCAATGAATATTGCCGCGCTACCGCCCTGAAGAATTACATGCCCAAGAAAATCTTTAAAGAAGGGGTTGAGTTTTTCTGGTAA
- a CDS encoding L,D-transpeptidase family protein: MKMKIRAFCSMVLAMAVYSQSAFAVVYPLPEGTSRLVGENLQITVPEGNKLPLEHFAAQFQMGLSNMLEANPGVDVYLPAPGTKMIIPQQLILPDTPHEGIVINSAEMRLYYYPKGTKTVIVLPIGIGELGKDTPSNWVTSVQRKKDGPTWTPTKAMHAEYAARGETLPEVFPAGPDNPMGLYALYVGRLYAVHGTNANFGIGLRVSHGCVRLRADDIKYLFDHVPVGTRVQFINEPVKATIEPDGSRYLEVHNPLSVTEEQFNSNEPVPINLPVNVSHVLVDPSVYQGTVDQALQRRSGMPENITAQGDNGQAATVQVQPVDERTITEGPDTDQKQQGTAAPVTLQTSVPEQSGAAVPVDNTAPAQSDTGAAPIDQATPAAGGDTGGQQVQ, translated from the coding sequence ATGAAAATGAAAATTCGCGCGTTCTGTAGCATGGTATTGGCAATGGCTGTTTACAGTCAGTCCGCCTTCGCCGTTGTCTATCCGTTACCGGAAGGCACAAGCCGCCTGGTGGGGGAAAACTTGCAAATCACCGTTCCCGAAGGGAATAAATTACCGCTTGAGCATTTTGCCGCCCAGTTCCAAATGGGGCTCAGCAATATGCTCGAAGCCAATCCGGGCGTGGATGTCTATCTCCCGGCCCCGGGCACCAAAATGATCATCCCACAGCAGCTGATTTTGCCCGACACCCCCCATGAAGGCATCGTGATCAACAGCGCCGAAATGCGTCTGTATTACTATCCGAAAGGCACCAAGACGGTCATTGTACTGCCTATCGGCATTGGCGAGCTGGGTAAAGACACCCCTTCCAATTGGGTGACCTCGGTGCAACGCAAGAAAGACGGCCCCACCTGGACGCCGACCAAAGCCATGCACGCGGAATACGCCGCGCGCGGTGAAACGCTGCCGGAAGTGTTCCCGGCGGGCCCGGATAACCCGATGGGTCTCTATGCGCTGTATGTTGGCCGCCTGTATGCGGTACACGGCACCAACGCCAACTTCGGCATCGGTTTGCGCGTCAGCCACGGCTGCGTACGTCTGCGCGCCGACGATATCAAATATCTGTTTGATCATGTGCCGGTCGGCACCCGCGTTCAGTTTATCAATGAACCGGTAAAAGCCACGATTGAACCGGATGGTTCGCGCTACCTGGAAGTGCATAACCCGCTTTCAGTGACCGAGGAACAATTCAACTCGAACGAGCCAGTGCCGATTAATCTGCCGGTCAACGTCAGCCATGTTCTGGTAGATCCCAGCGTTTATCAAGGTACGGTTGATCAGGCGTTACAGCGCCGTTCCGGCATGCCGGAGAACATCACCGCCCAGGGCGACAACGGCCAAGCTGCGACGGTACAGGTGCAACCGGTTGATGAGCGGACCATTACCGAAGGTCCCGACACCGATCAGAAACAACAGGGGACCGCCGCACCGGTTACCCTGCAAACCAGCGTACCGGAACAAAGCGGCGCCGCGGTACCGGTGGACAATACCGCGCCCGCCCAAAGCGACACGGGTGCCGCGCCAATTGACCAGGCCACGCCTGCTGCCGGTGGCGATACCGGCGGTCAACAGGTTCAGTAA
- a CDS encoding type II toxin-antitoxin system RelE/ParE family toxin codes for MLFIETHIFTEDVKELLNDDEYREFQQFMADNPDWGDVIQNTGGLRKIRWAAKGKGKRGGVRVIYYYKVTESQIRLLLIYKKGVQDDLSEDDKRQLRALNEGW; via the coding sequence ATGCTGTTTATCGAAACCCATATTTTCACCGAAGATGTAAAGGAACTATTGAACGATGACGAATATCGCGAGTTTCAGCAGTTCATGGCCGATAACCCCGATTGGGGGGATGTAATCCAAAATACTGGAGGACTGCGTAAAATCCGCTGGGCGGCCAAAGGCAAGGGCAAGCGTGGGGGCGTCCGTGTGATTTACTATTACAAGGTCACCGAATCACAAATCAGGCTGTTGCTGATCTACAAAAAAGGCGTCCAGGATGATTTATCCGAGGACGACAAGCGCCAGTTAAGGGCGTTAAATGAGGGCTGGTAA
- a CDS encoding LysR family transcriptional regulator produces MERLDCDRMLVAVLEMGSFAAAAARLGTSSGQASKMISRLEACLGVQLIKRTTRALSPTEVGQTYYHRIKILLDELDALDASVRSAADAPSGRLRLTSSISFGARQLAPVLVDFARQYPAIILDVDFSDQMVNLVDEGYDIALRIGRLDDSSLVARKLCDVRIVLAASPDYLLRRGEPTQPSDLRFHDCIVDTNFRDPNWQFGSNGDDGAVSISINSRLHFANADACLYAAMSGLGITRIPSFICGEHFRSGRLTPLLPQREMTPLGLYAIYPPARHLATKVRALVDYLANRFRGQPAWDQGW; encoded by the coding sequence ATGGAACGGCTCGATTGCGATCGCATGCTGGTGGCGGTGCTGGAGATGGGGAGTTTTGCCGCCGCCGCCGCTCGTCTTGGCACCAGTAGTGGCCAGGCGTCGAAAATGATTTCGCGCCTCGAAGCCTGTCTGGGGGTGCAACTTATCAAACGCACTACCCGCGCACTGTCCCCTACCGAGGTTGGACAAACTTATTATCATCGCATTAAAATTCTGCTCGATGAGCTGGACGCGCTCGACGCCTCGGTGCGCAGCGCCGCGGATGCGCCGTCTGGCCGTCTGCGGCTGACCTCTTCCATTTCCTTCGGCGCCCGACAGCTGGCGCCGGTACTGGTGGATTTCGCCCGCCAATATCCCGCGATTATTCTCGATGTCGATTTTTCGGATCAGATGGTGAATCTGGTCGATGAGGGGTATGACATCGCGTTGCGCATCGGTCGGCTGGACGACAGCAGTCTGGTTGCCCGCAAGCTCTGTGATGTGCGCATTGTGCTGGCGGCCTCGCCGGACTATTTGTTGCGCCGTGGCGAACCGACGCAACCCTCCGATCTCCGCTTTCATGACTGTATCGTTGATACCAATTTTCGCGATCCGAACTGGCAATTTGGTTCCAATGGCGATGATGGCGCGGTGTCAATCAGCATTAATAGCCGTCTGCATTTCGCCAACGCCGACGCGTGCTTGTACGCGGCGATGTCCGGCCTGGGCATTACCCGGATTCCTTCGTTTATTTGCGGTGAGCATTTTCGCAGCGGCCGGCTCACTCCGCTCCTCCCGCAGCGGGAAATGACGCCACTGGGTCTATACGCCATCTATCCGCCGGCACGTCATCTGGCCACTAAGGTGCGAGCGCTGGTGGATTATCTCGCAAATCGCTTCCGCGGCCAGCCAGCCTGGGATCAGGGCTGGTGA
- a CDS encoding type II toxin-antitoxin system RelE/ParE family toxin: MEYFEFIETPVFNKQRSELIDDDSFQKFQAFLLKSHEDGDTISKTGGCKKIRWGLEGKGKRGGVRVIYYCLTEQGKIYLLLVYSKNRKDDLSEQEKKVLNQISQMLNRPH; this comes from the coding sequence ATGGAATACTTCGAATTCATAGAAACCCCGGTTTTCAATAAGCAGCGCTCAGAATTGATTGATGATGACAGTTTTCAGAAGTTTCAGGCTTTTTTGCTTAAAAGCCACGAAGACGGCGACACTATCAGTAAAACAGGCGGATGCAAAAAAATTCGCTGGGGATTGGAAGGAAAGGGGAAGCGAGGTGGTGTGAGGGTTATTTACTACTGCCTTACTGAGCAAGGGAAAATCTACTTACTTCTGGTTTACTCGAAAAATCGTAAAGATGACTTGTCCGAGCAAGAGAAGAAAGTACTAAACCAGATTTCACAGATGTTAAACAGGCCGCACTAG